One window of the Cataglyphis hispanica isolate Lineage 1 chromosome 13, ULB_Chis1_1.0, whole genome shotgun sequence genome contains the following:
- the LOC126853911 gene encoding trichohyalin isoform X4 → MRVSRSSSRCSRTRGWVEYSRMRQLHFAFQTQKSQHASRVLLDELRTEVQRRDQELLAMSAKMKTLEEQHQDYQRHIAVLKESLCAKEEHYNMLQADVEEMRQRLEEKNRMIEKKTQAAMQAQQERNRMNTELTEIKDHMDIKDRKINVLQRKIENLEDLLKEKDNQVDMARARLTAMQAHHCSSEGALSSLEEAIGDKEKQMAQLREQRDRAEQEKQEERELHERELAEYKMKIHTLESEVEKLGARLERAQAEKDRLEAKLESSQSELGKSKAELDKAASEVGRSGADWEAAKQRLARLELENERLRHDMERSQGYGRGTLNSSQEMERIQERADKAAAELRRAQAELRVTQADNERARAEAATLQEKVEKSQGEVYRLKARLENAQGEQESLREEYDRAQASVARLHAERDKAIAELEKSQEELERTQATLGKAQLQQDKLQNLLDKTQSEVDTLQEKLDKTQTEIRRMQMEREKQNYDFENLQSQLDKALGQSTRMQKEREAIQLEVDRLQDKYEKAQVIMQRLQKERDSFQEEMEKMHERIELQQNQIGKMQREKENILSELDLVKERWEKAHNTHQKLTLERDDALTEIQILKEKLEKAQYSLNKAHEERENTTKEFEKMLEKYDRGQSEVYRLQNRIDVMEADKDRLELEAEKQQMLAAKSREEARKAQEELARVQEMYDRAALQLGRTKEHEEKSKETIDRLSVDLEMVRERYEKSQIELRRLQNEREKVVADNERLSFELERAHSQLNKAQAATEKTQEELARMQLEIEKMYEKHDRQQAEVRKAQAEAERLRAEAESAREECERYATRFGKYQESQERQKEEHEWAKLEVERLRDRLEKALAELERARKAEQDASRLRADLERAEGVRGKYQYEQEKWQSEGNRLQQEVNKLRERLESREAELKRTQSSNAELETKLHETQLQLERARDETGKASAQQERNRSEIERARIEAEKIRDRHDKIKSRAEALEADNEKLRVEIIRLERLMQTEGKTRSESASIEVERLRASLDKAIVARDQVELEAGRLAKELEKAHLQTTKYQEAAEATKKELERLAADVQLLREEREALRQELRRVQQQQQQQQQQQQLAGNEELARLQYELQLAQRERDKMAAILENREKHSEKLKEKLEADAKQLQVERDQLVIQLEKSQEMLVNFQQELSANEAELERQREEARRLQQRAQAQTPDRAAKEALDAQMREVQRLQQQVQNLQQAQQKERQRAEQAEKRVQELQKQLTSRGETTQSDVAQLEQWRKLCETERQRADTAEREASELQKRIQTTERQLHAHQQQIQQMQVTMQQQQQQLQQQQQQQQPSQQNGQEIARLKKELDRAREEIKQATVERERFQAQLEMLCQELEKNQVDLHEANKKLQAGAAKAGADTVQERKQLEEQRRQLEEQRRQTEERAKSIDQKARTIEEKERMLQNLDQDLKKRKARMDQLEQQLQKSGGAPDKRLAEMQKALEAAERELEKAKEESSRSSAETERLLQLVQMTQEEQNSKEKQIRELQDALKTAQAKLKQATTAQQESQSNKDESYTWQEALETKNHTISKLEKKIKSLQQDYDRCKDLLNDSSDNESWKKEVEEKNQRIVQLEQQLERCENLKDDKTSKNVETQTETYKNFCNPDTKNRRIIALKRQVIALSNSLKNHARKTTESFEKDNDSKMNEKTEETWKQEIEMKNRRIVELEQEMTLLENLLRENVDVQILRDLEKIMDGKSRLIEELEDAVKELEGFLKEDVKEMRDLRYQISLDKEHIVALERCIHKYSLTNAGIDKTRIIELEEMVTSLENYVREHDIDGFKRKLQDRECRIDQLENQIIDLNKKLSRFEENQSNGSTSKKNNNKMAWELEEEQKMKDITHIIFKENKKIQECELQIVEQQDKNLKIELREKEQKMKEMEYDISEKDNKIQKYEQQIVEQQNKLLKMEKEMAELEKELYMIEDIDALKEAIRMKNERVQELEMEVNSLETSLGERIDVAIEELIAVLKEKEKIEVRLKEDLANKERKIEELDTALRQSITITDETERKFKYEKKLRKEADQRIADLEKKIAVMHAASAVKCITCKPLLYKIFKTEEKLLQSNQEKTDQLQELHQTKCVFQVNSGQQSDLDRDREALKLALSEKDAHLALLEHSGIKTLTQADQANKLKADKKILLDKLREEDEKSINSDLKLETVPQLIEKISDDNDNNNNNSFDRLSKINLSSPTTMNGDSSSISATASCEHSTKTSMVFNIRDEEDNSQVHQQDAR, encoded by the exons CTGGACGAGCTCCGGACGGAGGTACAGCGACGGGACCAAGAACTGCTGGCGATGTCGGCCAAGATGAAAACGCTGGAGGAGCAACATCAAGATTACCAGAGGCACATCGCCGTGCTCAAGGAGTCTCTCTGCGCCAAGGAGGAACATTATAATATGCTGCAGGCCGAT GTCGAGGAGATGCGACAGCGGCTCGAGGAGAAAAACCGGATGATTGAGAAGAAGACGCAGGCGGCGATGCAGGCGCAACAGGAGCGCAATCGCATGAACACCGAGTTGACCGAGATCAAGGATCACATGGACATCAAGGATCGCAAGATCAACGTTCTGCAGCGCAAG ATCGAGAATCTGGAGGACCTGCTGAAGGAGAAAGATAATCAGGTCGACATGGCCAGGGCCAGGCTGACAGCGATGCAGGCGCATCATTGCAGTAGCGAGGGTGCACTTAGCAGCCTCGAGGAGGCGATCGGAGATAAAGAGAAGCAAATGGCACAATTACGCGAGCAAAGAGACCGAGCCGAGCAGGAGAAGCAGGAAGAAAGGGAATTGCATGAAAGAGAGTTGGCCGAGTATAAAATGAAGATACATACTTTGGAGTCTGAG GTCGAGAAATTGGGCGCGCGATTAGAACGAGCACAGGCGGAAAAGGATCGGCTGGAGGCGAAACTTGAAAGCTCGCAATCCGAGCTAGGCAAGAGCAAGGCCGAGCTGGACAAGGCCGCGTCCGAGGTCGGACGCAGTGGCGCGGACTGGGAAGCTGCGAAGCAGCGGTTAGCCAGGCTGGAGCTCGAGAACGAGAGGCTGCGGCACGATATGGAACGATCGCAGGGATACGGCAGGGGCACGCTGAATTCGTCCCAGGAAATGGAACGCATTCAAGAACGGGCCGACAAAGCGGCCGCCGAATTAAGGAGAGCTCAGGCGGAGCTGAGGGTAACGCAAGCGGACAACGAGAGAGCGCGTGCCGAGGCCGCGACCTTGCAAGAGAAG GTGGAGAAAAGTCAGGGCGAGGTGTACAGGCTCAAAGCCAGGCTGGAGAACGCTCAAGGGGAACAAGAGAGTCTACGGGAAGAATACGATCGAGCACAAGCGTCCGTGGCTCGTCTTCACGCCGAAAGAGATAAGGCGATCGCTGAGCTCGAAAAATCACAAGAGGAGCTCGAACGTACGCAGGCTACTCTAGGCAAGGCACAACTTCAGCAGGACAAGTTACAGAATCTTTTGGATAAGACGCAGAGCGAGGTTGATACGCTGCAGGAAAAACTCGATAAGACGCAAACGGAAATTCGTAGA atgcaaatggagagagagaaacagaattACGACTTCGAGAATCTACAGAGTCAACTTGACAAGGCGTTAGGACAGTCGACGAGAATGCAAAAAGAGCGAGAGGCAATTCAACTCGAGGTCGATCGACTACAAGACAAATACGAGAAGGCTCAA GTCATAATGCAACGACTGCAGAAGGAGAGGGACAGCTTCCAAGAGGAAATGGAGAAGATGCACGAGAGGATAGAACTGCAGCAGAATCAGATTGGCAAGATGCAACGTGAAAAGGAAAACATACTGTCGGAACTCGATCTGGTCAAGGAGAGATGGGAGAAGGCGCACAACACTCATCAAAAATTGacg TTGGAGCGAGATGACGCTTTGACTGAAATCCAGATCTTGAAGGAGAAACTGGAGAAGGCTCAATACTCTCTGAATAAAGCTCACGAGGAACGGGAGAACACCACAAAGGAATTCGAGAAGATGCTGGAGAAATATGATAG GGGGCAGAGCGAGGTGTACCGTCTGCAGAACCGCATCGACGTGATGGAGGCGGACAAGGACCGGCTGGAGCTGGAGGCGGAGAAGCAGCAGATGCTGGCGGCCAAATCGCGCGAGGAGGCGCGCAAGGCTCAGGAGGAACTGGCCCGGGTGCAGGAGATGTACGACCGCGCGGCTCTGCAGCTCGGCCGTACCAAGGAGCACGAGGAGAAGTCGAAGGAGACCATCGATCGGCTCAGCGTCGATCTGGAGATGGTGCGCGAGCGTTACGAGAAGTCGCAGATCGAGCTACGGCGCTTGCAGAACGAGCGTGAAAAGGTGGTGGCTGACAACGAGCGTCTCAGCTTCGAGCTGGAGCGCGCTCATTCGCAGCTCAACAAGGCGCAGGCGGCCACGGAGAAGACGCAGGAGGAGCTCGCGCGTATGCAGCTAGAGATCGAGAAGATGTACGAGAAGCACGATCGTCAGCAGGCCGAGGTGAGAAAGGCGCAGGCCGAGGCGGAACGGCTGCGCGCCGAAGCGGAGAGCGCTCGCGAGGAATGCGAGAGATACGCGACCCGTTTCGGCAAGTACCAGGAGAGCCAGGAGCGGCAGAAGGAAGAGCACGAGTGGGCGAAGCTGGAGGTGGAACGACTACGTGACCGTCTGGAGAAGGCGCTGGCGGAACTCGAGCGCGCACGGAAAGCTGAACAGGACGCCTCGAGGCTGCGCGCCGATCTGGAGCGTGCGGAGGGCGTACGAGGTAAATACCAGTACGAGCAGGAAAAATGGCAAAGCGAAGGTAATAGGCTACAGCAGGAGGTGAATAAGCTGCGCGAGCGGCTAGAAAGCCGCGAGGCCGAGCTAAAGAGGACACAGTCGAGCAATGCCGAGCTCGAGACGAAGCTGCACGAGACGCAGCTTCAACTCGAGCGGGCGCGCGACGAAACTGGCAAGGCTTCGGCGCAGCAGGAGCGTAATCGATCGGAGATTGAGCGCGCGAGGATCGAGGCTGAGAAGATTCGTGATCGGCACGATAAGATAAAGTCGCGGGCGGAGGCTCTCGAAGCAGACAACGAGAAGCTGCGCGTTGAGATTATACGGCTGGAGCGACTGATGCAGACCGAAGGTAAGACGAGATCGGAGAGCGCTAGCATTGAGGTAGAACGCCTGCGCGCCAGCCTGGACAAGGCTATCGTGGCACGCGATCAAGTCGAGCTAGAGGCTGGTAGACTAGCCAAGGAACTTGAAAAGGCGCATCTACAGACCACCAAGTATCAGGAAGCTGCCGAAGCTACCAAGAAAGAGCTCGAACGTCTTGCCGCGGACGTTCAGCTGCTGCGAGAGGAACGCGAGGCGTTACGCCAAGAGCTGCGTCGCGtgcaacaacagcagcagcagcaacaacagcaacagcagctTGCCGGAAACGAAGAGCTCGCCCGACTTCAGTACGAACTACAATTGGCGCAGCGCGAGCGCGACAAGATGGCAGCGATCCTGGAGAACCGGGAGAAGCATTCGGAAAAGTTGAAGGAGAAGCTAGAAGCGGACGCGAAGCAGCTGCAGGTTGAGCGCGATCAGTTGGTGATACAACTAGAAAAGTCGCAGGAGATGTTGGTGAACTTCCAGCAGGAATTGAGCGCGAACGAGGCCGAGCTCGAGCGTCAGCGCGAGGAAGCCCGTCGTCTTCAGCAGCGGGCCCAAGCGCAGACGCCCGATCGCGCTGCCAAGGAGGCGCTCGATGCACAGATGCGCGAGGTACAACGACTGCAGCAACAAGTGCAGAACCTTCAACAGGCGCAGCAGAAGGAACGACAACGTGCCGAGCAGGCGGAGAAGCGAGTACAGGAGCTGCAGAAGCAGTTGACGTCGCGCGGCGAGACGACGCAGTCCGACGTGGCCCAGCTTGAACAGTGGCGGAAACTCTGCGAGACTGAACGACAGCGAGCGGACACGGCTGAGCGCGAGGCCAGCGAGCTGCAGAAGCGGATACAGACGACGGAGCGACAGCTGCACGCGCATCAGCAGCAGATCCAACAGATGCAGGTCACCAtgcaacaacagcagcagcagctccaacagcagcagcagcagcagcagcctTCGCAACAGAACGGCCAGGAGATTGCCAGGCTGAAGAAGGAGCtggatcgcgcgcgcgaggagATTAAGCAGGCGACAGTGGAACGCGAGCGGTTCCAGGCGCAGCTCGAGATGCTGTGTCAGGAACTGGAGAAGAATCAG GTGGACTTGCACGAGGCGAACAAGAAACTCCAAGCTGGCGCCGCGAAAGCTGGCGCCGATACAGTCCAAGAGAGGAAACAGCTGGAGGAACAAAGACGACAATTGGAAGAGCAGAGAAGACAGACAGAGGAACGGGCGAAGTCCATAGATCAGAAAGCTAGAACGATAGAGGAAAAGGAGAGGATGCTCCAAAATCTCGACCAGGATCTGAAGAAGAGAAAGGCGAGAATGGACCAACTGGAGCAGCAACTACAGAAG AGTGGTGGAGCGCCAGACAAGAGATTAGCGGAAATGCAAAAGGCTCTCGAAGCTGCCGAGAGGGAATTGGAAAAAGCGAAGGAAGAATCGAGCAGAAGCTCTGCCGAAACCGAAAGGCTACTGCAGCTCGTGCAGATGACTCAGGAGGAACAAAACTCCAAGGAGAAACAGATCAGAGAACTTCAAGA TGCACTCAAAACCGCACAAGCCAAGTTGAAACAAGCTACAACTGCACAGCAAGAG TCCCAGAGTAACAAGGATGAGTCCTACACTTGGCAAGAAGCACTAGAGACGAAGAATCATACCATATCCAaactagaaaagaaaataaagagccTCCAGCAGGATTACGACAGGTGTAAGGATTTGTTGAATGACTCAAGCGATAATGAATCCTGGAAAAAAGAGGTAGAGGAGAAGAATCAACGTATTGTCCAGCTGGAACAGCAATTGGAACGCTGCGAAAACCTAAAGGACGACAAAACGAGCAAAAACGTCGAGACGCAGACGGAAACGTACAAGAATTTTTGTAATCCGGATACGAAGAATCGACGAATCATTGCGCTGAAGCGGCAGGTGATAGCCTTGAgtaattctttgaaaaatcacGCGAGGAAAACGACAGAATCTTTTGAGAAGGATAACGATAGTAAGATGAACGAGAAAACCGAAGAGACCTGGAAGCAGGAAATAGAGATGAAGAATCGACGCATCGTCGAACTGGAACAGGAAATGACATTGCTGGAAAATCTACTGCGGGAGAACGTGGACGTACAGATATTGCGTGATctcgaaaaaataatggacGGAAAATCCAGATTGATCGAGGAGTTAGAGGATGCCGTAAAGGAGCTCGAGGGCTTTCTCAAGGAGGACGTAAAAGAAATGCGCGATCTGCGTTATCAAATATCGCTCGATAAAGAGCATATCGTGGCGCTGGAAAGATGTATCCACAAATACAGTCTCACAAATGCGGGGATCGACAAAACAAGGATCATAGAGCTAGAAGAGATGGTTACGAGCTTGGAGAATTATGTTAGAGAGCATGACATCGATGGTTTTAAGCGGAAGCTGCAGGATCGGGAGTGCAGGATCGATCAGTTAGAAAACCAGATCATTGACCTGAATAAGAAGCTGTCAAGATTCGAGGAAAATCAATCaa ACGGAAGTACAtcgaaaaaaaacaacaataaaATGGCCTGGGAGCTGGAAGAAgaacaaaaaatgaaagatataacgcatattatttttaaagaaaataaaaaaatccaagAATGCGAGTTGCAGATTGTCGAGCAGCAAGATAAGAACCTAAAAATAGAGctgcgagagaaagagcaaaagatgaaagaaatgGAATACGACATTTCAGAGAAGGATAACAAAATACAGAAATACGAGCAGCAGATCGTCGAACAACAGAACAAGCTTCTGAAAATGGAGAAAGAAATGGCTGAGTTGGAAAAGGAGTTGTACATGATAGAAGACATCGATGCATTAAAGGAGGCGATTAGGATGAAAAACGAGAGGGTACAAGAGCTGGAGATGGAGGTCAATTCTCTGGAGACTTCGCTTGGCGAAAGGATCGACGTCGCAATCGAAGAGCTGATTGCGGTTctaaaagaaaaggagaagatAGAAGTTCGATTGAAGGAAGATCTCGCGAACAAAGAGCGCAAAATAGAAGAATTGGATACGGCTCTTCGTCAGAGTATTACAATTACGGACGAGACGGAGAGAAAATTCAAATACGAAAAGAAGCTTAGGAAGGAGGCAGATCAAAGA ATCGCCGATTTGGAGAAGAAGATCGCAGTTATGCATGCTGCCTCAGCCGTGAAATGCATCACGTGTAAACCGcttctttacaaaatatttaaaaccgAAGAGAAACTTCTCCAATCGAACCAGGAAAAGACCGATCAGCTGCAAGAGCTGCATCAGACAAAGTGCGTTTTTCAAGTTAATTCAGGTCAACAGTCTGATCTCGACAGAGATCGCGAAGCTTTAAAACTTGCCCTTTCCGAAAAAGACGCTCATTTAGCTCTGCTGGAACATTCAGGTATTAAAACTCTGACGCAAGCGGATCAGGCAAATAAACTAAAAGCTGATAAGAAGATACTACTCGATAAACTAAGAGAGGAG gatGAAAAAAGTATCAATTCGGATTTGAAATTAGAAACAGTACCGCaattaattgagaaaatttcCGATGACaacgataacaataataataattcctttgATCGTCTCAGCAAGATCAATTTATCCAGCCCAACTACTATGAATGGCGACAGCTCGTCGATATCAGCTACTGCGAGTTGCGAGCATTC AACAAAGACATCGATGGTTTTCAATATAAGAGACGAAGAAGATAACTCGCAAGTTCATCAACAGGATGCCAGATAA